The following proteins are encoded in a genomic region of Magallana gigas chromosome 1, xbMagGiga1.1, whole genome shotgun sequence:
- the LOC105348378 gene encoding uncharacterized protein isoform X1 produces the protein MTVDVLTPANNLHDAKDVSLVCMGLIVRTTVAYIVRTVIVTKQQALVWTAVRVDSSDVSVTKLVPLVNMAASAVKVADTVNSTCYHVDGSCKAGCEAGYKASACKTPCDDGEYGQNCQYMCTGNCINGEACDKASGHCRSCVEGYQGFKCDRDIRQSPTSSDTKKNDVDDLKMNKMILENEKTQKEIQKLEEEIEVLRVRKNVLLRLQGILSELSQVATKLLKDS, from the exons ATGACAGTGGATGTGTTAACCCCGGCAAACAACCTCCACGATGCAAAG GATGTATCATTGGTATGTATGGGATTAATTGTGAGAACAACTGTAGCTTATATTGTGCGTACGGTGATTGTGACAAAACAACAGGCACTTGTTTGGACGGCTGTAAGAGTGGATTCATCGGACGTTTCTGTAACAAAA cttGTTCCGTTGGTAAATATGGCAGCCAGTGCAGTGAAAGTTGCGGACACTGTTAACTCCACTTGTTATCATGTTGATGGATCGTGTAAGGCCGGATGCGAAGCTGGTTATAAAGCATCTGCTTGTAAAACGC CCTGTGACGACGGAGAATATGGACAAAATTGTCAGTATATGTGTACCGGGAACTGCATTAACGGGGAAGCGTGTGATAAAGCTAGCGGACACTGTCGATCCTGTGTAGAAGGGTATCAAGGTTTTAAGTGTGACAGAG ATATCAGGCAATCTCCAACAAGTTCGGATACAAAGAAAAACGACGTTGATGATTTGAAGATGAATAAAATGATCCTGGAAAATGAGAAGACACAGAAAGAGATTCAGAAGTTGGAAGAAGAGATAGAGGTTCTACGTGTTAGAAAGAACGTTTTACTAAGACTGCAAGGAATACTAAGCGAACTCTCTCAAGTTGCAACTAAACTGCTGAAAGACAGTTAA
- the LOC105348378 gene encoding protein draper isoform X2, translating into MTVDVLTPANNLHDAKLVPLVNMAASAVKVADTVNSTCYHVDGSCKAGCEAGYKASACKTPCDDGEYGQNCQYMCTGNCINGEACDKASGHCRSCVEGYQGFKCDRDIRQSPTSSDTKKNDVDDLKMNKMILENEKTQKEIQKLEEEIEVLRVRKNVLLRLQGILSELSQVATKLLKDS; encoded by the exons ATGACAGTGGATGTGTTAACCCCGGCAAACAACCTCCACGATGCAAAG cttGTTCCGTTGGTAAATATGGCAGCCAGTGCAGTGAAAGTTGCGGACACTGTTAACTCCACTTGTTATCATGTTGATGGATCGTGTAAGGCCGGATGCGAAGCTGGTTATAAAGCATCTGCTTGTAAAACGC CCTGTGACGACGGAGAATATGGACAAAATTGTCAGTATATGTGTACCGGGAACTGCATTAACGGGGAAGCGTGTGATAAAGCTAGCGGACACTGTCGATCCTGTGTAGAAGGGTATCAAGGTTTTAAGTGTGACAGAG ATATCAGGCAATCTCCAACAAGTTCGGATACAAAGAAAAACGACGTTGATGATTTGAAGATGAATAAAATGATCCTGGAAAATGAGAAGACACAGAAAGAGATTCAGAAGTTGGAAGAAGAGATAGAGGTTCTACGTGTTAGAAAGAACGTTTTACTAAGACTGCAAGGAATACTAAGCGAACTCTCTCAAGTTGCAACTAAACTGCTGAAAGACAGTTAA